AACATGCGTTTTGTCAGGGGAAGTTAAAGAAACTCGAAGAAAAGGTGTCTTCGGATGGAGTTTCATACAAGGTTAGCCAACTGAGTTCAAACCCGAGTGGGCGGAAGATGTACTCGAATACATCAAACAAACTTGATAATGATCTCGCGGTCATACCTGAGGATGTTTCCAGAAACGCATTTTCAACAATTGACATGGGTAAAGATGAATCAAAAAGGAGAGATGGACTCATCAAGAAATCCTTTGAATTGAAATCACGACCTATCCCGGATGACACAGTAATTGTAAATTATAAGATGACACGTCAAGGTAAAATTTTAGAATTGAATTTTTTAATAAAAAGCAATTCCAAGATATCCGTGGATGATATTGCTTTAATTGAAAAAACATTAAAGAATGACTATATTATAAAGCTAGATTCTAAGCAGTTTAAGGGAATGAAATATATATGGTATTCGGCTCCATTGGCACTTTCAGGTGTAAAGAATCTTTAAATCACCAAAATGCAGCCGTAGCGACCCGATATTGTATTAAATTAAAAGTTAGAACCAAAAGTACCACGGGTTTCGCGTAGCTAAATGACCGGGCTTAAATCGCCTGTATTCAAATCTCAGCGATATCATTGAAGATTTTATCGAGATTTTTCCAGTATAATTGTGAAGATAGGCAGATATAAAATATTTGCCAAAAGTCAATTTTTATGAAAAAGTACTATTCGAGCTTTCTAGCAGGGGTAACGGTACTTTATGCGGCGGCCGCAGCCGTACAATCTTTTAATTTAACCCAACGGTCTAAAATCGACGTCCAACCTATTTTAATAGATTACTGTTAATGAAGAGCCTTGATCGTGTCCCGTTTTGAGTATGCAGTCCATTTTTCCCACCTATACCATTGGCCACTTCATTAATGAACCGGACAGCAGCACCGAGTTTGAATTAATGCGTTTCGAGCAAATGGAGGAACCCAATGTGGATGATCCGCATAAGCACACTTTCTATGAAATCTTGTGGATTGATGCGGGAATTAGCCGCCAGGCCATTGACTACGCGGAATATGAACTAAAGCCCCAATCCCTGTTTTTTATTTCTCCTGGTCAACTTCATTTTTTTGAGGAATGGGAGCATTTAGCCGGGGGCAGTATACTGTTCACGGAAGACTTTTTCTTGCTCAATCACCAAGATAAAGACAAGCTCTTTGAACTCAGTTTTTTGGACAATTTTTATGCCAACCCCCTACTGCAACTGGCTAAGGAGGATTTCGACGAGATTCGCCACATGATCGAATTGTTGGGCCGGGAGAAACAACGGAAAGATTCATCGGCGGCTATTTGTCAATCGTTGCTCCACGTTTTGCTGGGGCAGATTCAGCGTCGTATTGAAACGCAAGCGGGCAAAACCACGGCCAGTAAATATGTGATCCTCTATAAAAAACTAAAAAATCTTCTCGATCAACATTACCGCGAAAACCGATCCGTTAGGGCGTATGCCGCCGACTTAAGCATCACTCAGCACCATCTAAATTTGATTTGCAAACAAGTGACGGGAAAAACAGCCAGCGAAGTAATCCGATCCCGAAGCCTGCTCGAAGCTAAACGCTTGCTAACATTTACCCAAATGACCGTTTCTGAGGTCGCTACACAATTGGGTTTCTTTGATCCCTCTTATTTCGCCCGCGTATTCAGAGACGAAACAGGCTTATCGCCAACGGCTTTTAAACAGGTTATGTCCGAAAAGTACCCACTATAGTCAGTTCCGTTATAACTTCCAGGATGAGCATTGAGATAACTTTGTCTCCTCAATTTAACTTTATCCAGGACGATGACACAAGCACTAACTAAGTGGGTTTTTGAGCCTACACACTGCAAGATTGGGTTTTCGGTAACGCATTTCGGCATTACCGAAACCGAAGGCCATTTTAACAAATTTGATGGCACGGTGGATACCGAGACAGACGATTTTTCGGATGCCAGCGTAACAATCAACGTCGATGTCAGCAGCATCGATACGTTGGATAAGCAACGAGATGCACACTTACTTTCGGCGGATTTTTTTCATGCCGAAAAACACCCGCAAATGACATTTGCCAGCACCGGTATACGCGTTGTCGAGCCGGGAAAATACAAAATGGCAGGTAGGTTGGCGTTGCTCGGTGTCAGTAAGCCCATCGAGCTGGACGTAAACTTTCGAGGAATTGTACCCAAAGACCCATTCGGAAATACTAAAGCGGGTTTAAATGTAACCGGTGCTATTAACCGTAAGGAATGGGGTATGACGTGGAACAACATCATGGATTTTGGGGGCTTGGCCGTTGGCGAAATGGTCAAGATAAGTTGCCAGATTGAATTATTGAAGCACTAAACACCGAGTTAGGAAGCATATTACAATGACAAATAAACTTACGATGACAAATAAACAAGCCAAAATCTGGTTCATCACGGGTATATCGAGCGGTTTGGAAAAAGCTCTTGCCGAAGCGGTAATGAATCACGGAGACTTTGTAATTGGTACTTTCCGCGACTCCAGGCAGGTCGATCAATTCAATGGCGCCAACTCAGAAAAAGGGGCTGCTTTCAAGCTGGATATAAATGAAAACGAGCAAATTGCACAAGTAGTAAGCAACGTTACCGCTCAATTCGGTCGGGTAGACGTGCTGGTCAATAATGCCGGGTATGGATTTGCGGGGGCTGTTGAAGAAGCGTCAGAAAGCGAAATTCGGGCCGCCTTCGAGACTAATTTTTTCGGTACGCTGTCCATCACTCAAGCATTTCTCCCACTCTTTCGTCAGCAGCAAAGCGGCCACATTATTCAAATTTCCTCTCATAGCGGGATAAAAGGATTTGCGGGGTTTGGTATCTATAGTGCCAGTAAATTCGCCTTGGAAGGAATTAGTGAGGCGTTGGCGGCTGAAATCGCTCCATTGGGTATCAAGTTGACCTTGATCGAGCCTGGGCCCTTCCGTACCTATTTTGCCGATACCTCGCTTCGTCAAGCTGCCAATAGGTTTGACGATTACGAGCCAACGGCGGGGGCTTTCCGAAACCGGATGCAACAAGTAAATGGTCAACAGGAGGGGAATCCTGTAAAGGCCGCTGCCGCTATCATACAAATAACTCAAACCGAAAACCCACCCCTCCGCCTACCTTTAGGGAAAATTGCGATTAGCACCCTTACCGCAAAGCTACAAAGCGTACAACAGGATTTAGACAACTGGCGAGAGGTTGCAGCCAGCGCAGTTTATTAAATCTACAAGAAAAGAGGCTGTTTCAAAATGAAAATCGCCCAGATAAGGGTTAAATTAAAAGATTGTACATAATCGACCACCAGCCTTTTGAAAGTTACATATAGAGCAAATATTAGCATCTATATAGTTCAAAGCATATTACCATGCTTCATGGCAGCTAGTCTCGGCGAGCATATTTTGAGAAAAGGTAAATTTTAAACTCTTCAATATTCAAAGAGGGCAGTGAGATTTACAGGTAGCAACCTTCTCACTAAAAAAAAGTTCTACCGAATCCGCGATACTTTTCGTTCAATCTTTTAATTTAACCCAATTGTACAATTTAATGAACCACGGGCGAGTTAATAAGGCAGTGGGCGCTGTTGCGCTCGTTCTCAGT
The genomic region above belongs to Dyadobacter pollutisoli and contains:
- a CDS encoding YceI family protein, which produces MTQALTKWVFEPTHCKIGFSVTHFGITETEGHFNKFDGTVDTETDDFSDASVTINVDVSSIDTLDKQRDAHLLSADFFHAEKHPQMTFASTGIRVVEPGKYKMAGRLALLGVSKPIELDVNFRGIVPKDPFGNTKAGLNVTGAINRKEWGMTWNNIMDFGGLAVGEMVKISCQIELLKH
- a CDS encoding helix-turn-helix domain-containing protein — protein: MQSIFPTYTIGHFINEPDSSTEFELMRFEQMEEPNVDDPHKHTFYEILWIDAGISRQAIDYAEYELKPQSLFFISPGQLHFFEEWEHLAGGSILFTEDFFLLNHQDKDKLFELSFLDNFYANPLLQLAKEDFDEIRHMIELLGREKQRKDSSAAICQSLLHVLLGQIQRRIETQAGKTTASKYVILYKKLKNLLDQHYRENRSVRAYAADLSITQHHLNLICKQVTGKTASEVIRSRSLLEAKRLLTFTQMTVSEVATQLGFFDPSYFARVFRDETGLSPTAFKQVMSEKYPL
- a CDS encoding oxidoreductase, which translates into the protein MTNKQAKIWFITGISSGLEKALAEAVMNHGDFVIGTFRDSRQVDQFNGANSEKGAAFKLDINENEQIAQVVSNVTAQFGRVDVLVNNAGYGFAGAVEEASESEIRAAFETNFFGTLSITQAFLPLFRQQQSGHIIQISSHSGIKGFAGFGIYSASKFALEGISEALAAEIAPLGIKLTLIEPGPFRTYFADTSLRQAANRFDDYEPTAGAFRNRMQQVNGQQEGNPVKAAAAIIQITQTENPPLRLPLGKIAISTLTAKLQSVQQDLDNWREVAASAVY